AAGTGTGCACCCATTTCGAAGTCGCGAGAGCTCCATTCGTAGCTGCGGGTGACCCAGAACCAAGATTAGAGTACAATGTTTCATTATTCATCCCACACAATACTCACGGCTGTCCATAGGCATCATGGGACATCATTTTGAGacacatattttttattggcTCATGGTGTTCCTCCGGCACTTTGCTCATTAATGCCGGCAAGTGATTGCGGTTGGCATGCTTGGTACGTAGGTGTGTCATGTCCCTTATACTGTATTTATTGCGTTTGCTAGTTTAACTTATCAGATGACAATTTTTCGTGCAGGCGTCCCTTTATTTTTCgcgcgttttttttttgaatgcTCAAATTAGTGTGGACGCTCCTATAAAATCTCAAATTTTTAAAACTGcctttcctgtttttttttacagtgACAGTATTCGTTGCTGTGAAAAGGTATCGATACAAAACTATTTCTAAGTTTCCGCGTCTTATATCAAATCCGATCATCCCTGCGATGATTtaatcaacacaaaaaaaaaaaatcaaatataacatcaaagtcaaagaaaattatttaagatttacggtatatatACAGTATATTTTGGAAATGCAAGGCTATATTTCGgaatatttccgagggtctgtcggtatattttacgataattccgcggtcacactgaccATTAGTCATTTTTTatacacacaacaacacacaaattataagTAATTTAAGCGAATTTAGAGCGTATATGCgtacatttaaattaaataagaatACTTTGTGTAGATCCAGATTGCTTGAAAATAATAAAGGAAACTCTTCGGACGTCGAGACAAGTTTAAATACCGTATTTTGTGACGCATTGAAAATCGATTGTCCGGAAGAGAGACGAGACCAAAGAAAATCAAGAGCAAAACGGACAACAATACAAAGTACAATTGGGAAGAACAATTGGAACAATTTCACAAAAAACTAGGCAGGCAGCTAAGCGCGCGTTTGGTCAAAAGAAATGGGAATTTTCGGGCAATCGTCGCCATTTGACGCCGATGTGGGTAAGTTCGTCGCCCCCTTGTTGCTATAAGGAAACCCATCCACAGTCCTCACCAATTGGATTGTAATACAATCTGGGAAAATACGTGCACTCCAACACCATCCCGGTCCAGCTCGTTCTAATCGGGGGAGACAACAAAGAAAGCGTGCCCCAGTCATGTGAGGGGGATGCAGATGCTGTGCGCAGCTTTGTGTCGTTCGTTGAACTTATTTTCGAAGTCTTCAACTGCAGTCGCTGACCTTGACGTGTAGACGTGTTTGTCTCTGCTGTGCCACCCCCACCTGCGCCTAATACAATTGCTGGttctattgatttttgcatattctttATAATTAATTCCGCTTCGGTCCGCTTATCTTTGTTCTTGTCCCTTTATTTTGCTGAGTGAGTCACTTTACGGCCAACTGCTCGCAATACTGATAACCAGTGACATTTCTTTGTTTCTAACTGATAGAAAAAGCCACCAGCGAGACAAATACAAACGACAACTGGTCCCTGATTCTCGATGTGTGCGACAAGGTGTCTACAACGCCACGCCTGGCCAAGGATTGCCTCAAGGCGGTGATGCGGCGCATGGGCCACAACGATCCCCATGTGGTAATGCAGGCAATCACATTGCTGGACGCTTGCTCCAACAATTGTGGCAAGCCGTTCCATCTGGAGGTTGCCTCGCGCGACTTTGAAACCGAGTTTCGTAGGCTGTTGACTCGGGCAGAGCCAAAGGTGACGCTGGTAAATAtacgcaaacaaaaaccaaacgcaGAATTGGCTTTCATTAATCATTCTCTTTCAGAAAATGCGCCAAGTGCTCAAGAACTGGGCTGAAAACGATTACAAGAACGATCGGGAACTGGACTTGATTCCCGCCCTCTACACTAAGCTTCGTCTGGAGGGCTACGACTTTAAGAACCTTAGCGAGAAGAGCACCAAAACAGCTGCTGAGAAGGCTGCCAGTTTGCCAAAAGATCCCAATGTTGTGAGCAGCCAGCAAGAGGAGGATGACATTGCCAAGGCCATAGAACTGTCCCTGAAGGAGGGCAAGAGCAGTCCCAAAGCGGTCAGTGGAAGTGTTCCGAGTGCAGCGAACACCAGTGCCTATCCATCGCTGTATCCGTCATTCGGTGCTGGTGGCGCCACCAGTAGCAGCGCAACAAGCAACGACGCAAACTCAACCCAAAACCAAGCACCAGCTGCCGAGCCGAGAAAGGTGCGGGCTCTGTATGATTTTGAGGCTGCGGAGGAGAACGAACTCACTTTCTTTGCTGGCGAAATTATCCATGTACTGGATGACAGCGATCCCAACTGGTGGAAGGGCTTCAATCAACGAGGAGAGGGACTCTTCCCTTCGAATTTTGTCACTGCCGACTTATCTGTCGACCCCGAGCGCCTGGACATAAATCAGCAGCACAAGACGGGAGCTGCACCGAAGGATGTGAACTCCGCAACGATTTCGCAGCAAAAGactgatgccgctgccgccgcagcagctgctgccgcctctgctCAGCCTGTGGAGATCGACGAAGCCAAGATAGATCGTCTCTTGCATCTGCTGCATGAAGCAAATCCCGAAGATCCCTCGCAGGATAGCGACGAAATGCTTCGCCTGGAGCAGGAGGTACATCAAATGGGTCCCCTGATTGACGCCGAGCTGGAGCGAGTGGACCGAAAGCACGCCCAATTGACGCAGCTATCGAGTGATCTCGTCGATGCCATAAATCTCTATCACGGTCTGATGAGAGATGATCGCGCTGTGGCGGGACAgtttgctgcagcagccgcaggttTCATGCCGGGCCTGGCTGGCTTTCCAGGAGCCGCTCTGTACGGAGCACCAGGCTATCCCAGTGCGGGTGGCTTTCCGCCCCATCAAAACTATCCAGGAATGCACTCGCTTCCCTATGCCCCTGGACCCAACATTCCCACAAATGCTCCGCCCCCGACAACAGCGCCTGCTGGCTACCTGGAACAGGGACAGGTGCCGCTGACTTATCAGAATGGACACGCCCCGCAGATGAACTGTAAGTGCTGGCAGGGAGTCCCTTAAAACatgtattaattaatttattttaatttgcagcaCTACCCCCTCATCTGCCACATCTTAATCCTGCTGTATCTGTACCCCAGCCCCTCTACAATGCCCACGCACCACCCGTgtccgcccagcagcagcagcagcaagcaccgccgccacagcagcagcagcagccaagctaccagcagcagcagccgccgttTGCCCAAGTTCCGCCCGCAAATacacaaatgcagcagcagcaatcacagCCGCCTCATGCTTACATGCAGGCGGGTCCTCCGCAGGGCTATCAGCCGGGACCTACACCACAGCAGCCCCCAGCGCATCTGTATGCACCAAATGGATCACCAGCAGTCAACCAACAGAGCTACgtaccacagcagcagcagcagcagcagcagcagcagcagcagcagcagccacagcaacagcatcagctgACACCACAAGAACAATATAGTCAGATGCATCAGCAAATGGCGTCGCAGCCCGCAGCTGCGCCCGGCTATCACATGCAGAACGATGCCGTCAAGAACAACATTCCTAtctaccagcagcagtggtAAAACCCTTCTCTTGGCTTGATTTCATTTGCCCAAAAAACGAActaatttgtatctgtatctgtatcctcCTGTGATCATGACCGATCGATCAGTCCAAAACGATGAAAGATGAAAATTGTAAAAGTCTAACTTGATAACTTCACAACAGAAACGATTCAGAAGTTGTCGaatctctctttttatttatatctccACTCAAGCTAAGATACAATCTAATAgttaaccaacaaaaaactgaattaTGTTCTGACCCCAAAATCAACTCTTCAGACAAgccaaaataatttataaaatgtttcttcaaattgtttttgcttaatttgttGGCCTTTGGGTAGATTTTTCTATGTCCTAACAATATCTTTCATGGAAACGAGAGGTAAATGATTGGAAAAGCGATAAATATacttataaatataaacatataaatattctATATTCTACCTTATGAGAGAGATAACTTTTATATATTATGTTTATTGTATGCATTATGATCTGATACAAAATAacgaaagaaattaaaatcatTCAATACACTTTATTTAAGTCAAATTACGCCTGAGGCAGCGATTGCTACAGATGTTGAGCAGCATTAGGAGAAGCAGCTAAAAGATTTCCCCAAGCCGATTACAGGGCAGACAATGGATTGCCATTGAAGATTTTCGAGTTCCTGCGCCTTCAGCCAATTTAGGTTTACATTTTTAAGGCACTGCTTAAAGGCCTTTGGTAATGCTGTTCCGTTGCTTAGATTTTTACTTCCGAAACAGTCAACAGtcttatttttgtattttctcaCTATCAACTTTTAGCAGCGGATTGAAACGCATTTCAGACCAGCTTTGGCAGGTGCCTTACAGACCAACGAGTACGAGCACGCGagtatgcaaaaatgtttccaaCTTCTCCTTCGCTGGGCAAATCCCACGAAATAAACTGTCAAACCATAAGACAGTCTGAGCCCTGGACTCTGGAGCCAGTAGATAGAAAAAGccaatggaaaaatgtttgtgaatATTTGCTGTCTCGCAGCAGTTTCCGCAGCAGCATGCTCGCACTACAAGCCGCCGGTGAGATGGTTATGCATTGGCATGGAAAGtgtttttgtaaattaattgattttactGACCTTGCCACACCCCCCCTTGTGCATTGTGTGTTCTCGCAGTGTTGCAGCTTCCGTCCGACGTCAAGTTTGATGGCGCTTTGCACGGTTTCATTCTCGATTTGATTATTCCGCCGGCGTGATTTGCATTtcgtgctgtgctgtgctgtgctccgTTGCATCTTTCAGGTCGGATGGCATTAATCAGAAACAACTGGCTCAAGGACGCTTTTGACAATTCTCTCCTGCATCTGTCTGCCCCCGCTCCCGTTCCCGCTCCCCTTTCCGCTCCCGTTCCCTCTTCGACTTCATCAGCTATTGGTTCTCTCCTTTATTTCCCCCGACACTtggcaataaaatcaaatgatGCGGGCACCGTAAAGCTTCGCGCCTTGCCCGTTTTTTCTATGTCGTAAAACTCTACACGCTACCGTTATTACGTTGTGTATCGCATTCCCATTTCTGTCGCTCATTCAGAATCCCATGCAGGACAGGACCCTCTGGCCAGCCCTGGCAGCCCGCCCCGTGGCTTTCCGACTGTCGTTTGCGGGTTTTAAAGCGGCATAAATGATTCtattttctcatattttttaACCGTTTTTTCTTGTGTGGCGGCGAATGGCTCAAATATTTTTCCGCCATGTGCAAAGCGgtgaaaatgtaataaaaaaaaaacaaaacaaaaacgttgTAAGCGACGAGACAACTGGGGGTagagaaaaaatatttatggctatttgcatttgatatttattcaATGGTCTATTGTTTGCCGATAAGCTGTGAATAGTTGTTGTTTCCCTCGGCgctttgctgttttttagTAAACAGTTAGTTGGGGTGTGGAAAAGGGGCACTAAAAGGGAACGGTCTGAAAGGTACGGAATAAATGTTcgataaatcaattttatcaCAAGTTTGAGTTTACATTTTGGGATGGATAAACTAAAAACAGCAACGTATATATtcgtatgtacttacatacatatatattttattgatctAAAGTTTGTCTCTTTAAATTCTATTTGTTCAAGGCCAAGCCACAAAATTGCACCTGCCaatattttggcatttaacAAATTGTGCTATAATTTATCTGGCCTCGCTCGGGCGCCATTTTCGCAGCATATGttagtggcaggcagcaaatcatttattttcctcCCACTTTTAACACGGCCACGATGCATTTTGGGTGTCTTCTCGGGATACCTCCTCATTCTTTCTTTGCTTCCGCGGtgatgaaaatttaatttggaaatggaaacaccCATGAGCTCGCACAAATTGCCCCgagaaaaattaaaagaaattgcAAGCTTTTGCAGTAAGTTTGAAAAATAGTTTTAGTTGCACAACTCCCGATTAGGATTTCTACGATATCACACCCTTAAGCACGCGTTCTTTAACCCCGATTTCACTGGTagtttgcttcttttgctttaaGTTTATCGTGCATTAATTAACGCTACTATTCAGCCCCAATTCAGCGTACCACCACTCAAGCGGGTCAatggaaaaacacacacgagaTCGAGCATTGCATTTGGCCAAGTTTGTGCTCGCGAAAACTATGTACAGTGCGTATTCGAACCATGGTTGGCGAGACGAGTGTTTGGTTCTAAATCACaaacacggacatggacacggacacggacacccGCTCATTCATGGACACTCACTCCCAGGAGCAGACCACGAGCATGGACTATGGCTGAAGTTGGACTGAAGTTGAGCCAATGAGTGATTGGAAAACTGTGAATGATTGAAGGCCTTTGTCTGagtgtaatttaattaaacaaatcaaagttcTGTtcgcggcagtggcagggggcatTGGCCGCGCCAGGATGGCCAGCCGAGTGTTGTGCCGTTAATTGAAAATACGTTGAACGAACGAATGAACAAATATGCAGCCGCATACCAGGCGTGGTAGAGTCgtagtcggagtcggagtagTGCGAGTGACTTAAATAATTAACGGTTGGGTTCTCATTCTCCACTGGCACCCAATGGCGCCTTTATGGCGGAAACTCTCAGCTCgtaatattttttggtttccttCCATGTCCATGGTTATGTCTTCGCCTCCCTTATGAACTTTGATTAGCCTtcatccagctgctgcttaaCATATTTACACTCCACTTTCTACTCTCATGCTGTGCAGTAGCCACTTTTGATGGTAATTGACACAAATTTGCTTAATTCTCATGCACCAACAATGGCAAGTCATTAGGGAAGTGATTGAAACAAAAGAACTAAACACACTCGCATGCACGGGTAGCCATGGAGAGCCGCCTTATTGGAAACCTATTTGCTGGCAAGTTTCGCAATTAACAAGAGGAACGAGCGGCGGCGACATCCAACAGAGTGGATTTAATGCCGAAGGGTCCAAAGCcggcacaacagcagcagcatgcaagtaagttgtatgcaaattgcatgtTGCTCAAACCCATACCCCATGGACGAGGCGCAAAAAAGATAAATTACTTTTCAAGTGGGCGAGGCAGAAAATATCCTGGAAGCCAttcccatccacatccatccaCAGGACTAGTGTGTACCTCTTGCACTTCTTCATTGGGCTGAATTTGCCAATGGGGTTCCACTTTTGGACTCTTGATGATGGCTTTCTGATTTGCTTGGGCGAAACAAGTTTCGCATGTGCAAGTTTTTAGATAGTTTCTGCCCTCAGGGCTTTCTGTTTGTCAACTTGTATATTATTTGTTAATTGATATGTAGCAAAAAGTTTCCGCCTTGTGTGGGGGCTGAGGGGACTCCATTTTGCTTTGAAACTTCCTAATGCCTGAACCATTGCAAAGCTTTTAAAAATTGGATGAGTTTTTGAAGCCACAAAAAGTTGGCATTCCAAGCCGGAGTCTGGTTTACTTCGTGCAAACTCCTGTATCAGCTATTAGTTTTATTAAACGTTAAataatttttacatatttcacACAACAATATTAATAACACATATTAGGAAACAACAGGAAGCGACCAAAGGGTATGTTTCCTGCTGACACCCACAGATTGTTCCTTGGAGTCCGAAAAATTGCACACGAATCAGCAAAATGGCCGAACCACAGGACGGGCACCTGGTCTTGGTCCTGCTATGCATTCGGTTTTTGCTTCACTATTTTCTattcatttatgcatttaGCTAATAAAAATTTCGAGTTTTTGCTTAACTAAGTGAAACGAAAAGGTTAAAGCAGGAAGAGAATATCTAGAAAGGAGTCGAGGGGCAGTGCTGGCAGTGCAAAGGCTTTTATCTTGGCTGACTGTTGTTTGGCCCTAGTCTGTCTGCGGTACAGTGGTACTCACCCGAAGAGTACTGCTATTAAATGGATTCTTACTGCCTCTTACTGCTGTTATGATGAAGAAATAAACAAAGTTGTTCCCTTTATTTCTGGACTCCTACTTTAAGAGTTGCATATAACAAAAGTTCAGTCCCTTCTACAATAGATCCGGTTTTTGTGTCCATTGTCTTGTTGCCTAGATAACATTTCCGTCATGCCCGTTCTCTTGCCCCTCTTGGCTCCTATTtgtttgcaaacattttttaaattgtttgctgtAATATGTTTTCGgacccacacaaaaaacaggcACGGCAGAGGGCCAGCTCTGCtccatttttccttttgcggTGGTTGTGGGGGCGTAGACTATATTTCATGCCCATTCCCCGGAACCCATCCACTGGTCGGTGGAACGTAATACCAATATTTGatgcttttgttgtgtatGTTTTAGTATTAAAAAATTAGAATTTAAATGTCCGTGTGGCGTTTTGCGTGGCTCGCTTGCCGTTTGGACCTTTTCCCATTTTGGCAGTTCTTTCCTAGTGCCGTTTGCATAGGCGACAGCTGTCGGTCTACGCTATGTCCGCTTCCCTATCCCGTATCCCGTATCCCGTATCCCATTATTCCTATAAAGCGTGTTCGCCGCTCGCACTGTTTCAGGGATTTATGGAAAACTTTGGTTAGAgttctatcagatcactatTTTGACAGCTCAATTATGACCAATAAATTTAAGTCAAAATGCttgataatatttaattaggaattattattattttactaATTATTTTGACAAGTTTTTATCGACATCAATTTGAAGTGCTTCTATAATTTCCCGTCAAAAGTA
The sequence above is a segment of the Drosophila subobscura isolate 14011-0131.10 chromosome U, UCBerk_Dsub_1.0, whole genome shotgun sequence genome. Coding sequences within it:
- the LOC117899984 gene encoding signal transducing adapter molecule 1 isoform X1; translation: MGIFGQSSPFDADVEKATSETNTNDNWSLILDVCDKVSTTPRLAKDCLKAVMRRMGHNDPHVVMQAITLLDACSNNCGKPFHLEVASRDFETEFRRLLTRAEPKVTLKMRQVLKNWAENDYKNDRELDLIPALYTKLRLEGYDFKNLSEKSTKTAAEKAASLPKDPNVVSSQQEEDDIAKAIELSLKEGKSSPKAVSGSVPSAANTSAYPSLYPSFGAGGATSSSATSNDANSTQNQAPAAEPRKVRALYDFEAAEENELTFFAGEIIHVLDDSDPNWWKGFNQRGEGLFPSNFVTADLSVDPERLDINQQHKTGAAPKDVNSATISQQKTDAAAAAAAAAASAQPVEIDEAKIDRLLHLLHEANPEDPSQDSDEMLRLEQEVHQMGPLIDAELERVDRKHAQLTQLSSDLVDAINLYHGLMRDDRAVAGQFAAAAAGFMPGLAGFPGAALYGAPGYPSAGGFPPHQNYPGMHSLPYAPGPNIPTNAPPPTTAPAGYLEQGQVPLTYQNGHAPQMNSLPPHLPHLNPAVSVPQPLYNAHAPPVSAQQQQQQAPPPQQQQQPSYQQQQPPFAQVPPANTQMQQQQSQPPHAYMQAGPPQGYQPGPTPQQPPAHLYAPNGSPAVNQQSYVPQQQQQQQQQQQQQQPQQQHQLTPQEQYSQMHQQMASQPAAAPGYHMQNDAVKNNIPIYQQQW
- the LOC117899984 gene encoding signal transducing adapter molecule 1 isoform X2, coding for MGIFGQSSPFDADVEKATSETNTNDNWSLILDVCDKVSTTPRLAKDCLKAVMRRMGHNDPHVVMQAITLLDACSNNCGKPFHLEVASRDFETEFRRLLTRAEPKVTLKMRQVLKNWAENDYKNDRELDLIPALYTKLRLEGYDFKNLSEKSTKTAAEKAASLPKDPNVVSSQQEEDDIAKAIELSLKEGKSSPKAVSGSVPSAANTSAYPSLYPSFGAGGATSSSATSNDANSTQNQAPAAEPRKVRALYDFEAAEENELTFFAGEIIHVLDDSDPNWWKGFNQRGEGLFPSNFVTADLSVDPERLDINQQHKTGAAPKDVNSATISQQKTDAAAAAAAAAASAQPVEIDEAKIDRLLHLLHEANPEDPSQDSDEMLRLEQEVHQMGPLIDAELERVDRKHAQLTQLSSDLVDAINLYHGLMRDDRAVAGQFAAAAAGFMPGLAGFPGAALYGAPGYPSAGGFPPHQNYPGMHSLPYAPGPNIPTNAPPPTTAPAGYLEQGQVPLTYQNGHAPQMNSLPPHLPHLNPAVSVPQPLYNAHAPPVSAQQQQQQAPPPQQQQQPSYQQQQPPFAQVPPANTQMQQQQSQPPHAYMQAGPPQGYQPGPTPQQPPAHLYAPNGSPAVNQQSYVPQQQQQHQLTPQEQYSQMHQQMASQPAAAPGYHMQNDAVKNNIPIYQQQW